The sequence GTGCGAGGTACCCCGATCCAGGCGGCTGTTACGGGTTGCCGCCAAATCACCCCGAAAACAGGGCGTCCCGCGAAGGACGCCCTGAAATTGCTCAGCCCAGCAGCTCTTGTTCGAGCTTCTTGGCCATTTCTTCGATGTTTTCCGGCGGCCAGCCGGGGATGTCCATGCCGAGGCGCAGACCCATCGAGGAGAGAACTTCCTTGATCTCGTTGAGCGACTTGCGGCCGAAGTTCGGCGTGCGCAGCATCTCGGCTTCGGTCTTCTGGACGAGATCGCCGATGTAGATGATGTTGTCGTTCTTGAGGCAGTTGGCCGAGCGGACCGACAGCTCCAATTCGTCGACCTTCTTGAGAAGGTAACGATTGAGCTGGTTGGCATCGCTTTCTTCCGGCGCATGGGCAGCAACGCCCGCAACCGAAGGAACATGTCCGACCGGAACCTGATCGTCGAAGTGGACGAACAGCGACAGCTGGTCCTGCAGGATGCGCGCGGCATAGGCCACGGCGTCTTCAGGGGTCACCGTACCGTCGGTTTCGATCATCAGGTTGAGCTTGTCGTAGTCAAGCTCCTGACCGATGCGCGCGTTGTCGACCTTGTACGAGACCTGACGGACCGGCGAATAGAGCGAGTCGACCGGGATAAGACCGATCGGCGCGTCAACCGGGCGGTTCGACACGGCGGGGACGTAACCCTTGCCGGTATCGACCGTCAGTTCCATGTTGAAGGTTGCACCTTCGTCGAGGTTGCAGATCACGAGGTCCTTGTTGAGGACTTCGATGTCGCCTGTGACGGCAATGTCGCCTGCCTTGACTTCGCCCGGACCGGTTGCCGAAAGCTGGAGACGCTTGGGGCCTTCGCCCTGCATCTTCAGTGCAATCTGCTTCACATTCAGGACGATGTCGGTCACGTCTTCACGCACGCCGGCGAGCGACGAGAATTCGTGAAGGACGTTCTCGATCTTGATCGAGGTGACGGCTGCGCCCTGCAGCGAGGACAACAGCACGCGGCGCAGCGCGTTGCCGAGGGTGAGACCAAAGCCACGTTCCAGCGGTTCGGCGACGAAGGTCGCACGGCGCTTGGAGTCGTTGCCCGACTTGATCTCGAGATTGTTGGGCTTCTTCAGTTCCTGCCAGTTCTTGATGTTGACAGTCATGGAATTCCCCTGGGGTTTGTGCGGGCTTGCCGGATGTCAGACAAGAGCGTCCGCATCCGGTCGAAGTATTGGGCGGGACGGGACGCCGGTACCTGCGTCCCGTTCGCCATAAGCTGGATCAGACGCGACGGCGCTTCGACGGGCGAACACCGTTGTGCGGGATCGGGGTCACGTCACGGATCGCCGTGATGGTGAAGCCGACCGCCTGGAGGGCGCGAAGAGCGCTCTCACGACCCGAACCGGGGCCCTTGACCTCGACTTCGAGAGTGCGGACGCCGTGCTCGGCAGCCTTCTTGCCGGCATCGTCTGCTGCGACCTGCGCGGCATACGGCGTCGACTTGCGGCTTCCCTTGAAGCCCATCATACCAGCCGAAGACCACGAAATCGCGTTGCCCTGGGCGTCGGTGATGGTGATCATCGTGTTGTTGAAGCTGGCGTTAACATGCGCAACACCACTGGTGATGTTCTTGCGCTCGCGGCGCTTAATGCGCTGAGGTTCGCGTGCCATTGATTTCTATCCTCGAGAAACTTGGGACGGAAGAAGGCCCTTTCGGGTCTTACTTCTTCTTGCCGGCGATCGGCTTGGCCTTACCCTTGCGGGTGCGGGCGTTCGTGTGCGTGCGCTGACCGCGGACCGGAAGGCCCTTGCGGTGACGCAAGCCGCGATAGCAGGCGAGGTCCATCAGGCGCTTGATGTTCATCGCGACTTCGCGACGAAGATCGCCTTCCACGGTGTGATCGGCGTCGATCGCTTCACGGATCTGGAGGACTTCAGCGTCCGACAGGTCCTGAACACGGCGCGACTGATCAATGCCGAGCTTGTCGGCGATCTGCTTGGCCTTGTGAGCCCCGATACCATGGATGTAAGTAAGCGCGATGATCACGCGCTTGTTGGTGGGGATGTTTACCCCGGCAATACGAGCCACTTGCTTCTCCGTTTTGCTCCACAGGTCGAACGACTCGCGCCGGACGCCCTATCTCATCGCTAAAAACACTCCCGGAAAACCGCCAAATCAGGGCAGTTACAAGGCATTACCCTTGGCTGCGCAAAACCCTGACGGTTGAGAGTGAAAGGGGCGCTTAGGCGGTTTCGCCTGCAACGTCAACCGTTTCGCAATGACAAAACGGGGCCTGATCGCCAGTTCGTGGCGCGGCCAATCCAGTGTCGTCGCCACCCTATACGCCAGATCGGTGGCAAGGTCAAAAATGGCGGTTTCACGCCGCTACAGTGGCCTTCACCGCTCTTGCCGGATTCCCGGTCACGCGGCTTCCCGGGTCGACGTCACGCGTGACAACAGCGCCTGCTTCAACATAGGCATCGTCGCCGATTACCACACCGGGCATGATGATCGCGCGGGCGCCAACGGTGCTGCGCGCGCCAATTACCGTAGTACGATAGATTCCTCGCGTATGATCGTGGGAAAGGACGATAGCCCATTCGGCAATCACACTTCCGTCGCCCACCCGGATGCCTTGCGGCCAATTCCTGTCGAGCGATGCCGTCGGTGCGATCCATGCGCTCGGGGCGATGTCCATCCTCCAGAACCGGTGGCGGACCATTTGCTGGAACCGTTGCCGCAAACTCTTGCGCCGCGCTCGGGCCGGTCCTTTGTCAGTTGTCACGCAATGCCCCTGTCGATCCCTGATACGTCCGAACGCAGCCCAGATTGCCTTTGCATATGCGATGTCATCGACTTACGAAACCTGCATGACGCGCAGACGGCTTTCCCAATACGGTTCCATCAGGAATGTCGTGCTCGGCGTCTTGCGGTTATATTTGCGCGCCCGGGTTGGCGTGCGCTTCGCTGATGACGTGGACATTTCCCTCACTACGCAGTTTGTCAGCAACAGGCGTGGGTCGATCTTGATCGGTCCATCAAGCGCTCTGGCCCTGCACAGCACCATTACGTCACTTTGCGATGACGGCACGACCGCTCCCGTGATGATAGGTGGGAACTGTTTCGTCGGTGCAGGCGCGATGATCGGGCCGGGCGTGACCATCGGCAATGGCGTAATCATTGCCGCTGGATCTATCGTGCGGCGCGATGTTCCGGATGATTGCGTGGTGTCGGGCAACCCAGCGCGCATAGTTCGGCGGGGCATAGGCGCCGGGCGCTTTGGCCGCCTGCCCGAGGCCTGGGCAAATCAGCGCCTGATGGAAGCGACTGAAGCCTTGCGCCGGGGTGAACTTGTTCGTCATTCAGTCAACAATCCGCCAGGCGGTGCGGAATGACTTGAGCGCCAATGAACAAGATGCATCCTCCCTTTTTTCGGGCGTTGCGGAGCCAAACCCCGCCCAACCAGTTTAGGCCACATGTCAGCAAACGCCCAACGCCTCCTCGTTTCCGCCACCCTTGACTACGCGCTCCCCGCTCCCTCCCCGGTCCTGTTGCAGATCGCCGTCGCCCGCCTGCCGGATCAGCATGTCCTGCGCGAGAACTTGAGCGTTCCGGGATTGGCGGACGCGATCCACGTGGCGGCTCATGGCAATGTGGGCGAACGGTCGTGGCTCATGCCAAGCGACCGCCTGCTCATCCATTATGAAGCCGAAGTTGCGATCAACCGGCCCAACCTTGCCATCGAAGCACTTCCGGCCGACCCGCTGCCGACCCTTCCCGCCGATGTCGTCGAATACCTCCTGCCCTCGCGCTATTGCCCGGTGGATACGATGCACGCCGCCACCGACGACCTGTTCGGTGGGCTGACCGGCGGCGCGGGCGTCCTCGCGGTGCGGGACTGGATCGGCGGCCACCTTTCCTATGTGCCCGGCGCAAGCCACGCCGGAACCACCGCGCTCGATACATTCCACGCCCGCGAAGGGGTGTGCCGCGACTACGCGCATCTACTGGTCACGCTGGTGCGCGGCCTTGGCATCCCGGCGCGCCTCGTCAGTGCATATGCCCCCAACGTGACACCGCCCGATTTCCACGCGTTGGCGCAAGTCTGGCTGGCGGGAAGCTGGCATCTGATCGACGCGACCGGCATGGCCGAGCCATCGCACACCGCGATCATCGGGGTAGGACGCGATGCGGCGGACATATCGTTCCTGACCATCTTCGGCAGTGCCACGCTCAACGAGCAGGCAGTGGTGGTCAGCCTCCTCTAGATCCGCTCCGCCTGCGCCACCGCTTCACTGGCGCGCAGGGCGCTGACGATGCGCGTCAGGTGGGCGAGATCGCGCACTTCCAGATCCACCTCATAGGTGTGGAACGGATTTTCGCGCTGTGTCATTTCCAGATTCACGACGTTGGCGTGATTCTTGGCAAAGATGCCCGCCATTTCGGCAAGCGTTCCCGGGCGGTTGTAGAGTTCCGCGCGCAGTCGGCCGATGGCGCCATCGGTGCGTGCGTCCCAAGCGAGGTCGATCCAGTCGGCATCGACGCCGTCCGCCAGCACCATGCAATCGATGGCATGGACTTCCACCCCCTTCTCCGGTCGGCGCAGACCGACGATGCGATCTCCGGGCACCGGATGGCAGCAGTCCGCCAGCTTGAAGGCCATGCCGGGGGTGAGGCCCCGCACTGCTATGGCGCGCTGTTGGCGCGGCCAGTCCTCTTCGGGAAGGTTGGCGGCGCTGCCGGGAACGAGTGCCTCCATCACCTGCCGGTCATCGATCTTGGCCGAGCCGATGGCGAACATGAAGTCCTCCTCGGTGCCCAGCTTCAGCCGTTTGATTGCATCGGCGGTGGCTTTCTTGCCGATCTTGGTCGGCAGGCGCTCGACGATCTCCTCATAGAGCTTGCGCCCGATAGCGGCGACCTCACCGCGCTCCTTCTGGCGGACGAAGCGGCGAATGGCCGCACGAGCCTTGCCCGTCACGACAAAGCCGAGCCACGATAGCTGCGGCTCGGAATTGCGGCTCTTGATGATCTCCACAACGTCGCCATTGCCGAGCTGCGTGCGCAAGGGGACGTGACGACCATTGATCTTGGCGCCCACGGCTGCTGCACCCAGATTGGTGTGTACGGCAAAGGCGAAGTCGATAGGCGTTGCCCCCTTGGGCAACTGGAACAGCGATCCCTTGGGCGTAAATGCGAAAATACGATCCTGGTAGATCGCCATGCGCGTGTTTTCGAGCAGTTCCTCGGCGTCGTGACTGGCGTCCAGAATTTCCACCAGATCACGCAGCCACCCGACTTGCGCATCGGGCTGGGTGCCGCCCTGCTTGTAAGACCAGTGCGCGGCAAGGCCGTACTCGTTCAGCTCATGCATTTCCCGTGTCTTGATCTGAACTTCCACCCGCATCGCGTTGGAATAGATCAGTGAAGTGTGCAGCGAGCGATAGCCATTCATCTTCGGCGTCGAGATGTAGTCCTTGAACCGCCCCGGAATCATCTGCCACGCCCGGTGCAGGATGCCGAGCGCCTGATAGCAATCGTCCTCGTTCTCGGTCACCACGCGGAAGGCCATGATATCGGTGATCTGTTCGAACGAGACATGGCGTTCCGCCATCTTGCGCCAGATCGAATAAGGATGCTTCTCGCGGCCAGAGACTTCGACGCGCAGCCCCGCCTCAGCCAGCGACTGCTTGATCTCCAGCGCGATGGAATCGACTTGCGCTCCTGCCTCGCTACGGATCGCGGCCAACCGTCCGGTGATCGTGGCGTAGGCCTCGGGCTCAATCTGTTCGAACGCCAGCAACTGCATCTCGCGCATATATTCATACATGCCCACGCGCTCGGCCAGCGGGGCGTATATTTCCATTGTCTCGCGCGAAATGCGGCGGCGCTTCTCGTCGCTGCGGATGTAGTGCAGCGTTCGCATATTGTGCAGGCGGTCAGCCAGCTTGACCAGCAGAACGCGCAAATCCTCGCTCATCGCCAGCAGGAACTTGCGCAAATTTTCCGCCGCACGCTCGCTCTCGCTCATCGTCTCGATCTTCGAGAGCTTGGTCACCCCGTCGACCAGCCGCGCAACGTCGGGACCGAACAGGCGCTCGATATCCTCGACCGTGGTCAACGTGTCCTCGACCGTATCGTGGAGCAGCGCAGTGATGATCGTGTCCTGATCGAGCTTCAGCTCGGTCATCAGGCCCGCCACTTCTACCGGGTGCGAGAAGTAGGGGTCACCGCTGGCGCGCTTCTGCGTGCCGTGTTTCTGTACGGTAAACACATAGGCGCGGTTGAGCATCGCCTCATCCGCATCGGGATCGTAAGCGAGAACACGTTCGACAAGTTCGTACTGGCGGAGCATCTGCCCCTAGATGGAGGCAAGCGGGCGCTTAGGGCAAGTGGGAACGCTGCGTAAATTCGAATGATTCACGGGTTTAGCGAACAAGGGCGATCTGCGGCGCGGCATCTTCAGGATATAGCCCGCACAGGCGCGGATCGCGGTAGACCTCGACATAGCGCGCAAACGGCACGAAGCCTCGGGCCATGTAGAACGGCACCGCGCGCGGATCGTCGGTCGTGCAGGAATGCAGCCAGACGCGCGAAACGCCGGGCGCCCAGGCCATCTGCAAAGCCTTGCGCATCAACCATTTGCCCAGCCCCTTGCCGGTCGCACCGGGAATAAGGCCAAAGAACACGATCTCGCATTCGCCCTCAACCCGGAAATCGAGTTCGAGAATGCCGACTTCGACGCGGGCGCGATCGACCAGTGCGTAAAGTTGGACACGCGAATCGTTCAGGATTTCAGCGAGTTCTTCATCGTTCTTCACAAGCCGCGACCACCACAGCCACGGTCCGCCGACGCGCTTGTAGAGTGCCCGGTACTTTTCGGGCGCGCAGTCCTTCCAGCGAACAAGCTGCACCGGCACGTCGCCCTCTGGCGTCAGGCGGCGCAAACCTGCTGGTGGCTCGCGCATTTCGAGCGCGGTGACGATGCATGCAAGGTTGCCCGGACGGACGTTGTGGTAGCCCTCGCCCACGGCCTCGCCTGCAACCTCCACCGCTTCAGCTCCACACCGCTTCGGGCGGCAGGCTCATCAGGATCGCGTCGATATTCCCGCCGGTCTTGAGGCCGAACAGCGTGCCACGGTCCCATACGAGGTTGAACTCGGCATAGCGCCCCCGGTACTGCAACTGCTGGAGCTTTTCCGCGTCATTGAACGCCATTCCCATGCGGCGGCGGACCAGCTTGGGAAACACGCCCAGAAACGCCTCGCCCACGTCGCGGGTGAATGCGAAGTTGGCCTCGAAGGCAGCATCGTCCGCGCATTCGAGATGATCATAGAAGATGCCGCCGACGCCGCGATGGACCTTGCGGTGGGGAATCCAGAAGTAGTCGTCCGCCCACTTCTTGAACTTGGGGTAGTATTCCGGATCGTGGCGGTCACACGCTGCCTTGTACTCGGCGTGGAAGTCGGCCGTGTCTTCGTCATAGGGAAACGGCGGATTGAGATCGCCGCCGCCGCCGAACCACGCCTTGCTGGTGGTCAGAAAGCGCGTGTTCATGTGGACGGCGGGCACGTGCGGATTGGCCATGTGCGCGACGAGGCTGATCCCGGTGGCGGTGAAGCCCGGCGTTTCGGCGCTCGCCCCGTTGATCGTGCCCGCAAATTCCTTCGAGAACTCGCCCTGCACGGTCGAGACGTTGACGCCGACCTTTTCAAACACCTTCCCCTTCATCAGCCCTTGCACACCGCCCCCAGTGTCACTGGCGCCGTTTTCGACCGCCTCGCCATCGGCTTCGCGGTTCCACGGGGTATAGGCAAAGCTGGCATCGGAGCCTGCCTCGCGCTCGATCGCTTCGAATTCGGCGCAGATGCGATCCCGCAAGGATTCGAACCATGTGCGGGCGCGGGCGGTATGATCAGTCCATTCAGTCATGGCAGCCGCACTTGCCAAGGGAAACGCCATCCGGCAAGGGGAAGTCATGGTTCCCTTTTCGTTCGCAGATCAGGAATTTCGGCTGGGTGCGTCCAGAGCCTTATTCTGGGCCGAGGAAAACGCCCTGCTCGTGGCCGACCTGCACCTCGAAAAGGCCAGCTTCTTTGCCCGCCATGGCCAAATGCTCCCGCCCTATGACAGTCGCGCCACGCTTGAACGGCTGGCAGGCGCGCTGCGCGAAACGGGCGCACGCCGCGTCTTTTGCCTCGGCGATTCCTTCCACGACTCGGACGGAGTGGACCGTCTCGAACCCCACGCAACCGGGATGCTCGACGCCCTCACTCGCGCCACGGACTGGGTCTGGATCACCGGAAACCACGATGAAGACGCACGCGCGCCCGGCGGAACCGTGGTGGACGAACTTTCTGTCAGCGCCTTTTCGCTGCGCCATATTGCCCGCAAAGGCGCTGCCGGGGCAGAGATTTCCGGCCACTTCCACCCAAAACTGCGCGTCAAGGTCAGCGGTCGATCCATCGCCCGAGCCTGCGCCGTAGCCAGCGAAAACCGCCTGATCCTGCCTGCTTTCGGGTCCTTGACCGGCGGGATGGACGCGGGCGATCCGGCAATCCTCGGCGCGTTGCAACCAGCCCGCGCCATCGATGCGATCGTGCCCGCAGGTAGCCGCCTCGCCCGCTTTGCTCTTTGGCGTGCGGCCGCCTGAACGGTGTGCTTTTGAATCTGGCACAATGCGCGCTTTATCTGGGCGCGCATTGTGATATGAGCGCGCCAATCGTATATTTGTTTCAACTGCAGGAGAAAGCACAATAGCTCCCCCACCCCGGCGCAGTATGGCGCCCCCCGTCAAGAGCGGGCCTCGCTTCAACCAGATGATCAACGTGCCCAAGGTGCGTGTGATCGACGAAAATGGCGAGAACCTGGGTGTGATGTACACCCGCGAAGCGATCGATCAGGCAGCTGAAGTCGGCCTCGACCTTGTCGAAGTGTCGCCTACCGCCGATCCGCCGGTCTGCAAGTTCCTCGACGTGGGCAAGTTCCGCTACGAGGCGCAGAAGAAGGCCAACGCCGCACGCAAGAGCCAGAAGACGCAGGAGATCAAGGAGATCAAGATGCGTCCGAACATCGACGACCACGACTACGATACGAAAATGCGTAACGTCGTTCGGTTCCTCGAGGATGGCGACAAGGTCAAGATCACGCTGCGTTTCCGTGGGCGCGAACTTTCGCACCAGCAAATCGGCATGAACCTGCTGCGCAAGGTGCAGGACGACGTGGTGGAAGTGGCGAAGGTCGAAGCCTTCCCTCGCATGGAAGGTCGCCAGATGTTGATGGTTCTCGCGCCGAAATAAACGCGATATACCGTTTCCTGACAGGCCAGAGGGGCGCGCCGCAAGGTGCGCCCTTTTCCGTTGGACGGCACCCAAAAACACTCCGGCGCGCCGCGCGAGATCGTTCCGCGACTGGCCCCGCGCCGACAACGCCCCACCGCTAACGTCATGCCCGAATCTTGCTCCTGCGCGTTCGCTTCCCGGTTCGCCAAAAAAAATCAGGAGTTTTCCATGACACCCTCATTCAAGATCATCCCCGTAGTCGCCATCATGGCCGGCTCACTCGGCCTCGGTGGTTGTGCCACCAAGGGCTATGTGAACGAGCAGATCGCTACCGTTAACCAGCGCATCGACGGCGTCGAAACCCGCCTTGCCGACACTGACGCCACCGCCAAGGCTGCGCGTGCCGAAGCCCAGGCTGCTGGTGCCCAGTCCGCCACCAACACCCAGCGCATCGACCAGATCAATGGCCGCGTCGACGGCGTCGAGCAGCGCATGATGGAAGCCCAGCGCAAGCGTCCGCGCAACTAAATATCGGCCCAAACTCAGCTTCCGATCCAGCCGTTTCCGCCTCCGCCGGCACACCCTGCCGGTGGAGGATCCAACCCGAGTGCGACAATCGATGAACCATGCAATTCAGGCGCTCGCAGGACTTGCGCTGACTATCCCTGCCATCGCGCAGGCAGCAGAAGACCCGGCAGTGCCCGAAGTTTCGCAGGTGGTGCTAGCGAAAGCGGATCGATCGGAAGCTGCAACACGCGTCGTCAACTGGATTTCGGCGGCGCGCGACAATGGGCGCTTGCCCTACATCGTCATCGACAAGCCGGCCGCGACAATGTTCCTGTTCGATGCCAAGGGCAAGCAACTGGCCAAGGCGCCGGTCCTCCTCGGAATCGCGCTCGGAGATGACGCTACTCCCGGAATCGGCTCAAAGAACCTGTCCGAGATCGGCCCAGCCGAAAAGACGACCCCGGCCGGACGGTTCCTTGCCCGGTATGGCATCGCGGCAGGAAAGCAGAAGGTCCTGTGGGTCGACTATGCAACGTCGGTCGCGATCCACACCATCCCCACCGGCAAGCCCAAGGAACAGCGGGTCAAGCGGATGCTTTCGCCTACTGGCGAGGACAATCGCATCACGTTCGGCTGCATAAACGTGCCCAAGGCGGCTTATACCAAAGTGCAGCAGCAGTTCGGCCGGAGAGGCGGCTACGTCTATGTCATGCCCGACGTCAAACAGGTAGAAGAGGTGTTCCCCCGGCTGCTGGTTGAGCCTTATCTGACCCGCTGAGTCCACGCGCCCTTTCGCTTTGTCTGCAGCCTCTGCTAGGCAGGCCGCGGGATCAGGGGGAGCAGGGCCAAAGTGATCGACGCGCGCAGGATCGGACTTCTGGCCGGACCGCTTGGATTCATCGTCACGCTACTGGCTGCCCCGCCCGCCGGTATGCCGGATGCCGCTTGGAGCGCGGCGGGCCTCGTCTGGTGGATGGCCGCGTGGTGGATGACCGAGGCATTGCCGCTTTCGGCAACGGCTTTCCTCCCCTTCCTCGTCTTGCCGCTGACCGGCGTGGCCGACGCCAACAAGACCGCTTCCGCCTATTATTCGCCGATCATGTTTCTGTTCGTCGGCGGCGCTTTCCTCGCGCTGGCGATTGAGCGCACCGGCCTGCACCGCCGCCTCGCGCTGTTCATCATGAGCTTTGCCGGCGCCCGGCCCGGACAACTGTTGCTCGGCGTCATGGCCGCAACCGCCGTACTCTCCAGCTTCATTTCCAATACCTCCACTGCCCTCATCATGATGCCGATGGCGCTGGCGATGCTGTCGGCGGGCGGCGTGCGCGAGGGCGAGACGTCGGGCATGGCAGGCGCTTTGCCGATGGGTATCGCCTTTGCCGCATCCATCGGCGGGCTCGCCACGATGATCGGCACGCCGACCAACGCAATCGCCGCAGGGCTGATCGAGAAGGCGCTCGGCACCGAGATCACCTTCCTGATGTGGGCGATGTACGGCGTGCCCATCGTTTTGATCGCGGTGCCGCTCGCCGCATGGATTATCGCCCACGTCCAGAAGCTTGACGCCGACAGTTTCGATCCCGTCTCCGCACGCGACGCCATCGGCCATTCGGTTCATTGGACCTTGCCGGAAAAGCGTCTGATGCCGCTGGTGATCCTCGCATTTCTTGCGTGGGTTGCGCAGCCGCTGCTGGAAGGGCTGTTTCCCAAAGGCGGGCTGACCGATGGGTCGATCGCGGCGATTGCGGGCCTGCTCCTGTTCATCCTGCCCGATGGCACGGGACGGCCGATGCTGACCTGGCCCGAAGCCAACCGCGCGCCGTGGGATGTCGTGCTGATGTTTGGGGGCGGGCTGGCCATGGCGATGGGCATGACGGAGAGCGGTCTCACCAAATGGATGGGCGAGATGTTGCTTCCGCTGGCCCACGTGCCACTGCCGGTGGTCGCGCTGGTGCTGGTCGCCTTCGTCATTCTCGTTACCGAATTTGCCAGCAATATCGCAGCGGCGAGCGGGATCATGCCGGTGGTCGCCGCCTTGGTCGCGGCGCTTGGGGCAGACCCAATCCTGCTCGCCCTGCCCGCCGCTTTCGCCGCCACCTGGGGCTTCATGTTGCCTGCCGGAACCGGCCCGAACGCGCTGGCATGGGCGACGGGACACTGCTCGATGCGCTCGATGATCAAGGCTGGATTCGCGCTCGATGTCGTCGGAGTGTTCCTCTTGGTCGGCGTAGTGTGGCTGGTTTCGGCGCTCGTGCAGGCCGACTAAGTGTTTCTGCGATATTTCCCCTTCACCAACCTCGCCATTACGGTTTAAGCTGGCACAAACGGCCTCCGGCTGAATCGCAATTTTCAAGGGTGTGCAGCATCGCACAGCGATTCGGACAGAATGGGGCGAAAGAGTGGTCGCACCGTCTTTCGTCAGACTTTCCGGGGAGTTTCGCCATGCGTGGCATGATCAAGACATTGCTGGCAGGGACCGCGGGCACAGCCGCCCTGGCAGCGCTCATGCTGGTGCCGACCGGCGTTGCGACCAGCGCGGATCACCTCGATCCGCCGGGCCGTACCGACGGCGGGGTTGACGCCACGCCCGACATTCCTGCCGACATTGCCGACGTCTTTTCATGGCATTCGAACGGCACAACCAAGATCGCAATGACTTTCGCCGGGCCGGTTTCGGC is a genomic window of Novosphingobium sp. MMS21-SN21R containing:
- the rpsM gene encoding 30S ribosomal protein S13, which codes for MARIAGVNIPTNKRVIIALTYIHGIGAHKAKQIADKLGIDQSRRVQDLSDAEVLQIREAIDADHTVEGDLRREVAMNIKRLMDLACYRGLRHRKGLPVRGQRTHTNARTRKGKAKPIAGKKK
- the infC gene encoding translation initiation factor IF-3; translated protein: MAPPVKSGPRFNQMINVPKVRVIDENGENLGVMYTREAIDQAAEVGLDLVEVSPTADPPVCKFLDVGKFRYEAQKKANAARKSQKTQEIKEIKMRPNIDDHDYDTKMRNVVRFLEDGDKVKITLRFRGRELSHQQIGMNLLRKVQDDVVEVAKVEAFPRMEGRQMLMVLAPK
- a CDS encoding DapH/DapD/GlmU-related protein, yielding MVRHRFWRMDIAPSAWIAPTASLDRNWPQGIRVGDGSVIAEWAIVLSHDHTRGIYRTTVIGARSTVGARAIIMPGVVIGDDAYVEAGAVVTRDVDPGSRVTGNPARAVKATVAA
- a CDS encoding transglutaminase family protein, producing MQIAVARLPDQHVLRENLSVPGLADAIHVAAHGNVGERSWLMPSDRLLIHYEAEVAINRPNLAIEALPADPLPTLPADVVEYLLPSRYCPVDTMHAATDDLFGGLTGGAGVLAVRDWIGGHLSYVPGASHAGTTALDTFHAREGVCRDYAHLLVTLVRGLGIPARLVSAYAPNVTPPDFHALAQVWLAGSWHLIDATGMAEPSHTAIIGVGRDAADISFLTIFGSATLNEQAVVVSLL
- the rpsK gene encoding 30S ribosomal protein S11 produces the protein MAREPQRIKRRERKNITSGVAHVNASFNNTMITITDAQGNAISWSSAGMMGFKGSRKSTPYAAQVAADDAGKKAAEHGVRTLEVEVKGPGSGRESALRALQAVGFTITAIRDVTPIPHNGVRPSKRRRV
- a CDS encoding bifunctional (p)ppGpp synthetase/guanosine-3',5'-bis(diphosphate) 3'-pyrophosphohydrolase, producing MLRQYELVERVLAYDPDADEAMLNRAYVFTVQKHGTQKRASGDPYFSHPVEVAGLMTELKLDQDTIITALLHDTVEDTLTTVEDIERLFGPDVARLVDGVTKLSKIETMSESERAAENLRKFLLAMSEDLRVLLVKLADRLHNMRTLHYIRSDEKRRRISRETMEIYAPLAERVGMYEYMREMQLLAFEQIEPEAYATITGRLAAIRSEAGAQVDSIALEIKQSLAEAGLRVEVSGREKHPYSIWRKMAERHVSFEQITDIMAFRVVTENEDDCYQALGILHRAWQMIPGRFKDYISTPKMNGYRSLHTSLIYSNAMRVEVQIKTREMHELNEYGLAAHWSYKQGGTQPDAQVGWLRDLVEILDASHDAEELLENTRMAIYQDRIFAFTPKGSLFQLPKGATPIDFAFAVHTNLGAAAVGAKINGRHVPLRTQLGNGDVVEIIKSRNSEPQLSWLGFVVTGKARAAIRRFVRQKERGEVAAIGRKLYEEIVERLPTKIGKKATADAIKRLKLGTEEDFMFAIGSAKIDDRQVMEALVPGSAANLPEEDWPRQQRAIAVRGLTPGMAFKLADCCHPVPGDRIVGLRRPEKGVEVHAIDCMVLADGVDADWIDLAWDARTDGAIGRLRAELYNRPGTLAEMAGIFAKNHANVVNLEMTQRENPFHTYEVDLEVRDLAHLTRIVSALRASEAVAQAERI
- the pdeM gene encoding ligase-associated DNA damage response endonuclease PdeM, whose product is MVPFSFADQEFRLGASRALFWAEENALLVADLHLEKASFFARHGQMLPPYDSRATLERLAGALRETGARRVFCLGDSFHDSDGVDRLEPHATGMLDALTRATDWVWITGNHDEDARAPGGTVVDELSVSAFSLRHIARKGAAGAEISGHFHPKLRVKVSGRSIARACAVASENRLILPAFGSLTGGMDAGDPAILGALQPARAIDAIVPAGSRLARFALWRAAA
- a CDS encoding acyltransferase; translated protein: MDISLTTQFVSNRRGSILIGPSSALALHSTITSLCDDGTTAPVMIGGNCFVGAGAMIGPGVTIGNGVIIAAGSIVRRDVPDDCVVSGNPARIVRRGIGAGRFGRLPEAWANQRLMEATEALRRGELVRHSVNNPPGGAE
- a CDS encoding GNAT family N-acetyltransferase, whose product is MREPPAGLRRLTPEGDVPVQLVRWKDCAPEKYRALYKRVGGPWLWWSRLVKNDEELAEILNDSRVQLYALVDRARVEVGILELDFRVEGECEIVFFGLIPGATGKGLGKWLMRKALQMAWAPGVSRVWLHSCTTDDPRAVPFYMARGFVPFARYVEVYRDPRLCGLYPEDAAPQIALVR
- a CDS encoding DNA-directed RNA polymerase subunit alpha; translation: MTVNIKNWQELKKPNNLEIKSGNDSKRRATFVAEPLERGFGLTLGNALRRVLLSSLQGAAVTSIKIENVLHEFSSLAGVREDVTDIVLNVKQIALKMQGEGPKRLQLSATGPGEVKAGDIAVTGDIEVLNKDLVICNLDEGATFNMELTVDTGKGYVPAVSNRPVDAPIGLIPVDSLYSPVRQVSYKVDNARIGQELDYDKLNLMIETDGTVTPEDAVAYAARILQDQLSLFVHFDDQVPVGHVPSVAGVAAHAPEESDANQLNRYLLKKVDELELSVRSANCLKNDNIIYIGDLVQKTEAEMLRTPNFGRKSLNEIKEVLSSMGLRLGMDIPGWPPENIEEMAKKLEQELLG
- the hemF gene encoding oxygen-dependent coproporphyrinogen oxidase; translation: MTEWTDHTARARTWFESLRDRICAEFEAIEREAGSDASFAYTPWNREADGEAVENGASDTGGGVQGLMKGKVFEKVGVNVSTVQGEFSKEFAGTINGASAETPGFTATGISLVAHMANPHVPAVHMNTRFLTTSKAWFGGGGDLNPPFPYDEDTADFHAEYKAACDRHDPEYYPKFKKWADDYFWIPHRKVHRGVGGIFYDHLECADDAAFEANFAFTRDVGEAFLGVFPKLVRRRMGMAFNDAEKLQQLQYRGRYAEFNLVWDRGTLFGLKTGGNIDAILMSLPPEAVWS